The following proteins are co-located in the Trichormus variabilis 0441 genome:
- the cobQ gene encoding cobyric acid synthase CobQ, giving the protein MKSIMVVGTTSHAGKSLISTAICRILSRRGWRVAPFKGQNMALNAYVTANGGEIGYAQAVQAWAAGVVPWVEMNPILLKPQGDMTSQVIIRGRPVGRVNAADYYEQYFEPGWRAIEESLQHLGTEFDLVVCEGAGSPAEINLKHRDLTNMRVAKYLNAPTLLVVDIDRGGAFAHVVGTLELLEPEERQLIKGVVINKFRGQRSLLDPGIKWLEERTGIPVVGVIPYLQEIFPAEDSLDLLERKTHKAHADLQITVVRLPRIANFTDFDPLESEPTVAVKYISPKQDLGHPDAVILPGTKTTIADLILLQKTGMAEAIQNYAASGGTVLGICGGYQILGQMIADPEGIEGQAGRYQGLNLLPIRTVITGQKIARQRQVSSNFPQLGLPVNGFEIHQGRSRVEPQGDSQAFQPLFDDVNLGLVDSCQSVWGSYLHGLFDNGPWRRAWLNRLRQQRGLKSLPTGVANYREQREQMLDNIATEVENHLDLTLFLP; this is encoded by the coding sequence ATGAAATCAATAATGGTAGTGGGAACGACATCCCACGCTGGAAAATCACTGATAAGTACGGCTATTTGTCGCATTTTGTCACGGCGTGGTTGGCGAGTGGCACCCTTCAAGGGTCAAAATATGGCATTAAATGCCTATGTCACAGCCAATGGGGGAGAAATCGGCTACGCACAAGCAGTACAAGCCTGGGCAGCAGGGGTGGTACCGTGGGTAGAAATGAATCCGATTCTACTCAAACCCCAAGGAGATATGACTTCTCAAGTCATTATCAGAGGTAGACCTGTAGGCAGAGTCAATGCTGCTGATTATTACGAACAATATTTTGAACCAGGTTGGCGGGCAATTGAAGAATCTCTGCAACATTTAGGAACTGAATTTGATTTAGTCGTTTGCGAAGGTGCGGGTAGTCCAGCAGAAATTAACCTTAAGCACCGCGACTTAACTAATATGCGGGTAGCAAAATATTTGAATGCCCCAACTCTATTAGTAGTTGATATTGACCGTGGTGGTGCTTTTGCTCACGTAGTCGGCACACTAGAATTATTAGAACCAGAAGAACGCCAACTGATTAAAGGCGTAGTAATTAACAAATTCCGGGGACAGCGATCGCTCCTAGACCCAGGAATCAAATGGTTAGAAGAACGGACTGGTATTCCCGTGGTCGGTGTAATTCCCTACTTACAAGAAATTTTTCCCGCCGAAGATTCCCTAGACTTGTTAGAACGCAAAACACACAAAGCCCACGCGGATCTCCAAATCACAGTTGTTCGCTTACCGCGAATTGCCAACTTTACCGACTTCGATCCTCTAGAATCAGAACCCACCGTTGCGGTCAAATACATTAGCCCGAAACAAGATTTAGGACACCCAGATGCAGTGATTCTGCCAGGGACAAAAACTACAATTGCCGACTTGATATTACTGCAAAAAACCGGTATGGCAGAAGCAATCCAGAACTATGCAGCGTCCGGGGGTACAGTTTTGGGTATTTGCGGGGGTTATCAAATTCTGGGGCAAATGATCGCCGATCCAGAAGGTATCGAAGGGCAAGCTGGTAGATATCAAGGCTTGAATCTCTTACCCATTAGAACCGTAATCACCGGACAAAAGATTGCTCGTCAGCGCCAAGTTAGCTCAAATTTCCCGCAACTAGGCTTACCCGTCAACGGCTTTGAGATTCACCAAGGGCGATCGCGCGTGGAACCACAAGGCGATAGCCAAGCTTTCCAACCTCTATTCGATGACGTTAACTTAGGATTAGTAGATAGTTGTCAATCTGTTTGGGGTAGTTATCTGCACGGATTGTTTGACAATGGCCCCTGGAGACGAGCTTGGTTAAACCGTCTTCGTCAACAGCGCGGTTTAAAATCTCTACCTACAGGTGTGGCTAACTACCGCGAACAACGAGAACAGATGTTAGATAATATAGCTACTGAAGTAGAAAACCATTTAGACTTGACCCTTTTTCTGCCCTAG
- a CDS encoding 2Fe-2S iron-sulfur cluster-binding protein yields MNVRVRFLPDDVTTNAEVGEALLDVADRAGVFIPTGCLMGSCHACTVELEDGEVIRACLSAVPPGREELTIHLFSDPTW; encoded by the coding sequence ATGAATGTTCGCGTCCGATTCTTGCCAGATGATGTCACCACTAATGCTGAAGTGGGAGAAGCCCTATTAGATGTAGCAGATCGGGCGGGAGTATTCATTCCCACTGGTTGTCTTATGGGTTCATGCCATGCTTGCACTGTGGAACTTGAAGATGGCGAGGTCATTCGTGCTTGTCTTAGTGCTGTACCACCGGGGCGCGAAGAGTTAACTATTCATCTATTTAGCGACCCAACTTGGTAA
- a CDS encoding PAS domain S-box protein → MPSLYPVDLPTIEQVMECYPLTVLPDTLLVDVIALMNPVSRCTIVSASNFSSCVLVVEEKKLVGIFTLRDVVRLTGVGVDISRKKISEVMTQPVISLTLAAAQNALTALAFMRQHHIRHLPVVDEQGQLLGLITQDRIRQVVQPAHLLKLRCVTEVMVTEIIHALPTTSVLELSQMMSDRRISCVVIVAPQETKLIPVGMITEKDILKVQLQGLDIAQTPAQTVMSSPVFSISPRESLWTVNLLMQARGVRRLVVVGEQGQMQGLVTQTNLLQVLDPLEIVNVIQALEAKVAEQTFQLQQTNQQLEAEIKQRHQVEESMRQTQKELEFRVAERTAELMQSNARLQQREQQLQALFDHAVDAILIADDEGRYVDVNAAACELFGVSRGELLASTIGDFAALEFNFTEAWQHFREQKQMSGEFQLHRPNGTVRATEFAAVANFIPHRHLSIIRDVSDRQQAKANLQNSEQRLQLALSASSTGMWDWNLQTNEVVWSESMCSLFNIDPQTFNNRFESFVNFIHPEDREFVEQHLMQSIDQNTICNVEFRVVWLDGTVHWASGKGNVFYDEVGKPIRMIGVHQDITERKQAEAKLQKSEQRLKLALWAGNTGTWDWNLQTNEVIWSDHLFSLFGLAPDTFDVSYENFLNLIVHPEDRELLHQSALRAIEQQVPHDIEFRFLYPDGTVGWSLCKGQVLYDDITGEPLQMIGVNMDITERKNAEEAVRESNQRLQAIIDNCPAVIYVKDMQERYILVNSEFERITHLTREQVKNKTNVKIFSPKTARSLSINDQEILSSRTPVQFEEEIQFEDGLHTYLTVKFPLCDATGEPYAICGVSTDITERKQAQEQIRQQAALINVATDAIFVRDLANRILFWSRGAENLYGWTAEETVGKLAHELFHKESSSQLEAAVTTTLEQGSWYGELEQTTKNAQEIIVASRWTLVHNQFGDSPSILVVNTNITEKKQLELQFYRVQRLESIGTLASGIAHDLNNVFAPIVMIAQLLPSRCKNVDTRTHELFKTLETSSKRGSDLVKQILTFARGTEGQRILLQPGHLLKELAKVIQQTFPKSIEIITDIPTNTLWMVQADPTQLEQVFMNLAVNARDAMPNGGKLTITATNRVIDSTYARMHLESEVGDYIVVTISDTGTGIPPEILERIFDPFFTTKEVGKGTGLGLSTVLGIVKNHGGFVEVASQVGQGTEFQVFLLRGKGTATETIAKTKLPRGNGELILVVDDETIIQQTAQEALADYNYRILVANDGIEAIALYVEYQPEISVVLLDMVMPNIDGLTAIRTLRTINPKVKIIASSGLPANEQQAIVAGANRFISKPYTTTDLLTTLSDVIGVKE, encoded by the coding sequence ATGCCATCACTTTATCCTGTGGATTTACCTACCATAGAGCAGGTAATGGAATGTTACCCTTTAACTGTATTACCGGATACTCTGCTCGTTGATGTAATTGCTCTCATGAATCCGGTAAGCAGATGTACAATAGTTTCTGCATCTAATTTTAGTAGTTGTGTTTTAGTAGTTGAGGAAAAAAAGTTAGTAGGTATATTCACTCTACGGGATGTAGTCAGGCTCACTGGCGTAGGGGTAGATATATCCAGGAAAAAAATTTCCGAGGTGATGACTCAGCCAGTCATTAGCTTGACACTAGCTGCGGCTCAAAATGCTCTCACCGCTCTAGCTTTTATGCGCCAGCATCACATTCGCCATTTGCCTGTGGTAGATGAGCAAGGACAATTGTTAGGCTTGATTACTCAAGACAGAATACGTCAGGTGGTTCAACCAGCGCATCTGCTGAAACTGCGATGTGTGACAGAGGTGATGGTAACGGAAATTATTCATGCACTGCCAACTACATCTGTGTTGGAATTATCTCAGATGATGAGCGATCGCCGGATCAGTTGTGTTGTCATTGTCGCACCGCAAGAGACAAAACTGATTCCTGTGGGGATGATTACAGAGAAAGATATTCTCAAAGTCCAGTTACAGGGACTAGATATCGCCCAAACCCCAGCGCAAACCGTGATGAGTTCCCCTGTATTCAGTATTAGTCCCCGTGAATCTTTGTGGACTGTTAATCTGTTGATGCAAGCGCGAGGGGTGCGACGGTTAGTCGTGGTTGGTGAACAAGGCCAAATGCAAGGACTAGTGACACAAACCAATCTCCTGCAAGTGCTTGATCCCTTAGAAATAGTCAACGTCATCCAAGCCTTAGAAGCCAAAGTTGCAGAGCAAACATTTCAACTCCAGCAAACTAACCAGCAGTTAGAAGCAGAAATCAAACAACGCCACCAAGTTGAGGAATCAATGCGCCAAACTCAAAAAGAATTAGAGTTTCGGGTGGCGGAGCGGACAGCCGAACTAATGCAATCTAATGCGCGTCTACAACAGCGTGAACAGCAGTTGCAAGCCTTGTTTGATCACGCTGTGGATGCGATCCTGATTGCGGATGATGAGGGACGTTATGTGGATGTCAATGCAGCAGCTTGCGAATTATTTGGTGTATCTAGGGGAGAACTTTTAGCCTCGACAATTGGGGATTTTGCTGCACTAGAATTTAATTTTACCGAAGCTTGGCAACACTTCCGTGAACAAAAACAAATGTCGGGCGAGTTTCAATTGCATCGTCCCAACGGTACAGTAAGAGCAACAGAATTTGCGGCGGTTGCCAATTTCATACCACATCGTCATCTTTCCATCATCCGGGATGTGAGCGATCGCCAGCAGGCTAAAGCAAATCTGCAAAACAGTGAGCAACGGCTACAACTGGCACTCTCAGCCAGCAGCACAGGTATGTGGGACTGGAATCTGCAAACTAATGAGGTGGTCTGGTCTGAGAGTATGTGTTCTTTATTTAATATCGATCCCCAGACATTCAACAACAGGTTTGAATCATTTGTAAATTTCATCCACCCTGAAGACCGAGAATTTGTAGAACAACACCTGATGCAGTCTATTGATCAAAATACCATCTGTAATGTCGAGTTTCGGGTAGTGTGGCTTGATGGTACAGTACACTGGGCAAGTGGCAAAGGAAACGTCTTCTACGATGAAGTTGGGAAACCAATCCGCATGATTGGAGTGCATCAGGACATTACAGAACGCAAACAAGCTGAGGCAAAACTGCAAAAAAGCGAGCAACGGCTAAAACTAGCACTCTGGGCTGGTAATACTGGTACTTGGGACTGGAATCTGCAAACCAATGAAGTTATCTGGTCTGATCATCTGTTTTCTTTATTTGGTTTAGCCCCTGATACGTTTGATGTCAGCTATGAAAATTTCTTAAATCTCATTGTCCATCCTGAAGACCGAGAGTTGCTGCATCAATCAGCGTTACGAGCTATTGAGCAACAAGTACCCCATGATATCGAATTCCGGTTTCTTTACCCAGATGGTACAGTTGGTTGGTCATTATGTAAAGGTCAAGTATTATACGATGACATCACGGGTGAGCCACTCCAGATGATTGGGGTGAATATGGACATTACTGAGCGTAAAAACGCTGAGGAAGCTGTCAGAGAAAGTAATCAAAGGCTACAGGCGATTATAGATAATTGCCCGGCTGTTATCTATGTTAAGGATATGCAGGAACGGTATATTCTGGTGAATTCCGAATTTGAAAGAATCACCCACCTGACACGAGAGCAAGTCAAAAATAAAACTAATGTAAAAATCTTTTCTCCTAAAACTGCTCGCTCCTTAAGTATAAATGATCAAGAGATTCTATCTTCTAGGACTCCTGTGCAGTTTGAGGAAGAAATTCAATTTGAGGATGGGCTACACACTTACTTAACTGTCAAGTTTCCCCTCTGCGATGCGACTGGTGAACCCTATGCGATTTGTGGTGTTTCCACAGATATAACAGAGCGCAAACAAGCCCAAGAGCAAATCCGTCAACAAGCAGCTTTAATTAATGTTGCGACAGATGCCATTTTTGTCCGTGATTTAGCAAACCGCATATTATTCTGGAGTCGAGGGGCGGAAAACTTATACGGTTGGACAGCAGAGGAAACTGTGGGGAAATTAGCCCATGAACTTTTCCATAAAGAATCCTCGTCTCAATTGGAAGCAGCTGTAACAACCACTCTCGAACAAGGTTCTTGGTATGGAGAATTAGAGCAAACCACCAAAAATGCTCAAGAAATTATTGTTGCTAGTCGGTGGACACTGGTACACAATCAATTCGGAGATTCCCCATCAATCTTAGTAGTTAACACCAACATCACTGAGAAAAAACAACTAGAGCTACAATTTTACCGCGTTCAACGACTGGAAAGTATCGGCACTCTAGCCAGTGGCATTGCCCATGACCTCAATAATGTGTTTGCTCCCATTGTGATGATTGCCCAACTGTTGCCTTCCAGATGCAAAAATGTGGATACAAGGACTCATGAACTGTTCAAAACTCTAGAAACCAGCTCCAAGCGTGGCTCTGATTTAGTAAAACAAATTCTCACCTTTGCCCGTGGTACTGAAGGTCAACGCATCCTCCTGCAACCTGGACATTTGCTCAAAGAATTAGCCAAAGTCATCCAACAGACATTTCCTAAATCCATTGAAATCATTACTGATATTCCGACAAACACCTTGTGGATGGTGCAAGCTGATCCCACCCAATTAGAACAGGTGTTCATGAACTTGGCAGTCAATGCCCGTGACGCTATGCCCAATGGTGGTAAGCTTACCATCACTGCCACCAATCGGGTAATCGACTCTACCTATGCCCGAATGCACCTAGAGTCGGAAGTAGGAGACTACATTGTTGTCACCATCTCAGATACAGGCACAGGAATTCCGCCAGAAATCTTAGAACGCATATTTGATCCCTTTTTTACCACGAAAGAAGTCGGTAAAGGTACAGGGCTAGGACTATCAACGGTTTTAGGTATCGTCAAGAACCACGGTGGTTTTGTAGAAGTGGCAAGTCAGGTAGGTCAAGGCACAGAATTTCAGGTGTTCTTACTCAGAGGAAAAGGAACAGCAACCGAGACCATAGCAAAAACAAAATTGCCTAGAGGTAATGGCGAGTTGATTTTAGTTGTCGATGATGAAACGATCATCCAACAAACTGCACAAGAAGCCCTGGCGGATTATAACTATAGAATTTTGGTAGCTAACGATGGCATTGAGGCGATCGCGCTCTATGTCGAATATCAACCAGAAATCAGTGTTGTCTTGCTAGATATGGTTATGCCCAACATAGACGGATTAACCGCCATCCGCACTCTACGCACCATCAACCCCAAAGTCAAGATTATTGCCTCTAGTGGCTTACCCGCCAACGAGCAACAAGCGATTGTGGCTGGTGCAAACAGATTTATATCTAAGCCCTACACAACCACAGATTTATTGACTACTCTATCGGATGTCATCGGGGTTAAAGAGTAG
- a CDS encoding SRPBCC family protein, with translation MSNWLEHSVQVEVEAPIDLVWGLWADLEQMPKWMKWIDSVKVPPENPDLSLWKLNTGGLEFTWKSRITKVITNQIIQWESIDGLPNQGAIRFYDRHGHSIVKMTISYAIPGFLGKIMDNLFLGKAVESTIQADLERFREYALNLHQSSVNR, from the coding sequence ATGTCTAACTGGCTAGAACATAGCGTACAGGTAGAAGTGGAAGCCCCCATAGATTTAGTATGGGGGTTATGGGCTGACTTAGAACAAATGCCTAAGTGGATGAAGTGGATTGACTCTGTAAAAGTTCCACCAGAAAATCCCGATCTATCACTTTGGAAATTAAATACTGGTGGACTGGAATTTACCTGGAAATCCCGCATTACCAAGGTTATTACCAACCAAATTATTCAATGGGAATCGATTGATGGTCTACCCAATCAAGGCGCTATCCGCTTTTACGATCGCCACGGTCATAGTATCGTCAAGATGACTATTTCCTATGCTATCCCTGGCTTTCTAGGCAAAATCATGGATAATTTGTTTTTGGGTAAAGCTGTGGAATCGACAATTCAAGCTGATTTAGAAAGGTTTAGGGAGTATGCCCTGAATCTTCATCAGTCATCAGTTAATCGTTGA
- the zds gene encoding 9,9'-di-cis-zeta-carotene desaturase codes for MRVAIVGAGLAGLATAIDLADAGCEVQIFESRPFIGGKVGSWIDGDGNHVEMGLHVFFGCYYQLFELMNKVGAFSHLRLKEHTHTFVNKGGLTGALDFRFFTGAPFNGLKAFFTTSQLSLQDKLQNAIALGTSPIVRGLVDFEGAMKTIRNLDKISFADWFRSHGGSNGSIKRMWNPIAYALGFIDCENISARCMLTIFQFFAVRSEASVLRMLEGSPDEYLHQPILKYLEARGTKVYTRRQVREIKYAEAEGQTRVTGIVVAKGDEVEEITADAYVCACDIPGIQRVLPQEWRKWSEFDNIYKLDAVPVATVQMRFDGWVTELQDENKRKQLKEAAGLDNLLYTADADFSCFADLALTSPSDYYRQGQGSLLQLVLTPGDPFIKESNEAIAQHVLKQVYELFPSSRELNMTWYSVVKLAQSLYREAPGMDVYRPDQKTPVANFFLAGSYTQQDYIDSMEGATISGRRAAKVILDNIKK; via the coding sequence ATGCGCGTTGCAATCGTAGGAGCGGGATTGGCTGGGCTAGCAACCGCTATAGATTTAGCTGATGCTGGCTGTGAAGTCCAAATTTTTGAATCCCGTCCGTTTATCGGTGGTAAAGTTGGCAGTTGGATTGATGGCGATGGCAATCATGTTGAAATGGGTTTGCACGTTTTTTTCGGGTGCTACTACCAACTATTTGAACTCATGAATAAGGTGGGGGCGTTTTCCCATTTACGCCTCAAAGAACATACCCACACCTTTGTCAACAAAGGGGGACTGACAGGTGCTTTGGATTTTCGTTTCTTCACAGGTGCGCCCTTCAACGGGTTGAAGGCGTTTTTTACCACCTCTCAACTCTCATTACAGGATAAACTACAAAATGCGATCGCTCTAGGTACAAGCCCCATTGTGCGTGGATTAGTAGACTTTGAAGGGGCAATGAAAACCATCCGCAACCTAGATAAAATTAGCTTTGCCGATTGGTTTCGCAGTCACGGCGGTAGCAATGGTAGCATCAAACGGATGTGGAACCCCATTGCCTATGCCTTGGGATTTATTGACTGTGAAAATATCTCCGCCCGTTGTATGTTAACAATCTTCCAATTCTTCGCAGTTAGAAGCGAGGCCTCCGTACTGCGAATGTTGGAAGGTTCGCCTGATGAATATTTACATCAACCTATTCTGAAATATTTAGAAGCGAGGGGGACAAAGGTTTATACTCGCCGACAAGTACGGGAAATTAAGTATGCTGAAGCAGAAGGGCAAACCCGCGTCACTGGCATAGTAGTAGCCAAAGGTGATGAAGTAGAAGAAATTACCGCAGATGCCTACGTTTGTGCTTGCGATATCCCTGGAATACAACGAGTTTTACCTCAAGAATGGCGGAAATGGTCAGAATTCGATAATATTTACAAATTAGATGCAGTACCCGTTGCCACTGTGCAGATGAGATTTGATGGCTGGGTAACAGAACTGCAAGATGAAAATAAACGCAAACAGCTAAAAGAGGCCGCCGGGCTAGATAATTTGCTATATACCGCAGATGCTGATTTTTCTTGTTTTGCTGATTTGGCTTTGACTAGTCCTAGTGATTATTATCGTCAAGGTCAAGGGTCGTTGTTGCAACTGGTATTGACACCAGGAGACCCATTTATCAAAGAAAGTAACGAAGCGATCGCCCAACACGTCCTTAAACAAGTATATGAACTGTTCCCCTCATCACGGGAGCTAAACATGACTTGGTACAGTGTAGTCAAACTAGCCCAATCTCTCTATCGAGAAGCCCCAGGTATGGATGTTTACCGTCCTGACCAAAAAACTCCCGTAGCCAACTTCTTTCTAGCAGGTAGTTATACGCAGCAAGACTACATCGACAGCATGGAAGGAGCGACAATTTCAGGACGAAGGGCGGCAAAAGTCATCCTAGATAATATTAAAAAATAG
- a CDS encoding ribbon-helix-helix protein, CopG family codes for MIMTNKKWAVKRITVNLAAQEAEKLEKYCQQTGRPATDVIRELIRSLPVSDDSKETSR; via the coding sequence ATGATAATGACTAATAAAAAATGGGCCGTTAAACGCATAACTGTCAACTTAGCAGCACAGGAAGCAGAAAAACTGGAAAAATATTGTCAACAGACAGGTAGACCAGCAACTGATGTGATTCGGGAACTGATTAGAAGTTTACCTGTATCAGATGACAGCAAAGAAACAAGTCGATAG
- a CDS encoding DUF6930 domain-containing protein: MTSFNRSTSRRLKKLTQIPSVWEGDRRPLSSSPTPNFNSESKGDCILWVDGSQGIVRGMDVISEDTGPEAIVRTLMRAMEHPHSPAKPARPQKIVVRDREIQFYLRGVLQDLDIAIDYSPELPLIDELFRGFAEIIDSQIPDVPPQYAKPLHEKAYAIWQAAPWEFLEEQQIISIEINKWDVGTLYASVMGMLGMEYGILFYRSEDSLKRFRAAVLNDDESQGHLEEAFLKQDCLFLTFEREDDTDDEDEFDDLADLALSEISPTFGNIHPLEGLRSVLYDEEAAVVFLALESFCRFIRDHRRQLSGGDFPNISHRYRISLPASDETTKAVSVTVSTMPQLAAELEEMADLVLDDEEFGELTSIESHSLRDDLIPEDSFLSLGVVSWEMLDYLRQGVKYHQLGEFKQVGDGLPVILIQTSRPKAKTVIENIEAVGGLKAICFNPGADPFDGDRYDLGLLQTQNGELFLFGEFLDDDPVHVEARRKWNQRCKNTKGFCGLIIAKGLTGASRGNPQLRDMMALFEARSLSPKDLGLGTLQLMPQFQLE, from the coding sequence ATGACAAGTTTTAATCGCTCTACCAGTCGTCGGTTGAAGAAATTAACCCAAATTCCTTCTGTATGGGAGGGCGATCGCCGTCCGTTGTCATCATCGCCCACCCCAAATTTCAACTCAGAGTCCAAGGGCGATTGTATTCTCTGGGTGGATGGCTCCCAAGGCATTGTCCGGGGAATGGATGTAATATCAGAAGATACTGGGCCGGAAGCGATCGTTCGCACCTTAATGCGAGCAATGGAACATCCCCACAGTCCAGCTAAACCCGCGCGACCCCAAAAAATTGTCGTGCGCGATCGGGAAATTCAATTTTATTTGCGTGGTGTTCTCCAAGATTTGGATATTGCGATCGATTATTCGCCAGAACTACCCTTAATTGATGAACTGTTTCGAGGGTTTGCAGAAATCATCGACAGTCAAATTCCTGATGTTCCTCCACAGTATGCCAAACCTTTACACGAAAAAGCCTATGCTATTTGGCAAGCCGCACCCTGGGAATTTTTAGAAGAACAGCAAATCATATCTATAGAAATTAATAAATGGGATGTAGGTACACTCTACGCCTCAGTCATGGGAATGCTGGGGATGGAGTATGGAATTTTGTTTTATCGTTCCGAAGATTCCCTCAAGCGATTTCGTGCAGCCGTTTTAAATGATGACGAATCTCAAGGTCATTTAGAAGAGGCTTTTCTCAAACAAGATTGCTTATTCCTCACTTTTGAGCGTGAAGATGATACTGATGATGAAGATGAATTTGATGATTTAGCTGATTTGGCATTATCAGAAATTAGCCCAACTTTTGGCAACATCCATCCATTGGAAGGATTGCGCTCTGTCTTATATGATGAGGAAGCAGCTGTTGTCTTCCTAGCTTTAGAAAGTTTTTGTCGCTTCATTCGTGACCATCGTCGTCAGTTGTCCGGTGGTGATTTCCCCAATATCAGCCATCGTTATCGGATCTCCTTACCTGCATCCGATGAAACAACCAAAGCAGTATCTGTCACCGTCTCTACCATGCCACAACTCGCCGCAGAGTTAGAAGAAATGGCAGACTTAGTATTAGATGACGAAGAATTTGGTGAATTAACCTCCATCGAGTCTCACTCTCTGCGTGATGACTTAATACCAGAAGACTCATTTCTCAGTTTGGGTGTAGTGTCCTGGGAAATGCTCGACTACCTACGTCAAGGAGTAAAGTATCATCAACTGGGCGAATTTAAACAAGTAGGTGATGGTTTACCCGTAATTTTGATTCAAACCTCTCGTCCCAAAGCCAAAACGGTGATCGAAAATATTGAAGCAGTCGGAGGACTCAAAGCTATCTGCTTTAATCCGGGAGCTGATCCCTTTGATGGCGATCGCTATGACTTGGGTTTACTGCAAACTCAAAATGGTGAATTATTTCTATTTGGCGAATTTTTAGATGATGACCCTGTTCATGTAGAAGCTCGTCGCAAGTGGAATCAACGTTGTAAAAATACCAAAGGCTTCTGTGGGTTAATTATTGCCAAAGGTTTGACAGGTGCTTCCCGTGGCAATCCTCAATTACGAGATATGATGGCTCTATTTGAAGCGCGATCGCTCTCACCCAAGGATTTAGGTCTAGGAACTCTTCAGCTGATGCCCCAGTTTCAATTAGAGTAA
- a CDS encoding iron-sulfur cluster assembly accessory protein, which translates to MTQATQSQQRGILLSEAALRQVKSLQEKQGQDLCLRVGVRQGGCSGMSYMMDFEQESKITPQDEVFDYDGFKIVCDRKSILYLYGLMLDYSDAMIGGGFQFTNPNATQTCGCGKSFGV; encoded by the coding sequence ATGACACAAGCAACTCAGTCTCAACAAAGAGGGATACTGTTGAGCGAAGCCGCTTTGCGGCAAGTAAAGTCCCTCCAAGAAAAGCAAGGTCAAGATTTATGCTTGAGGGTAGGAGTACGCCAAGGTGGCTGCTCTGGGATGTCTTACATGATGGACTTTGAACAGGAAAGCAAGATCACTCCTCAGGACGAAGTTTTTGATTACGATGGCTTCAAAATTGTCTGCGATCGCAAAAGTATTTTATATCTTTATGGCTTAATGCTTGATTATAGCGATGCCATGATCGGTGGTGGTTTCCAATTTACCAATCCTAATGCTACTCAGACCTGCGGTTGCGGTAAGTCGTTTGGGGTGTAA
- a CDS encoding tetratricopeptide repeat protein: protein MTNTVDSLFDTGLERYKAGEPAADLIPVFKEVCDRAPKASAAWICLAWLYLLEDKPNLALKAAQKAVKINPQDPQARVNLAVAMLETGQKGLRQHIDITQQLMLVNPDWRDEIQNSIADGLSRKPDWQSLAKVKGWLFNE, encoded by the coding sequence ATGACTAACACTGTTGATTCCCTGTTTGATACAGGATTAGAACGTTATAAAGCTGGGGAGCCTGCTGCTGATTTGATCCCCGTGTTTAAAGAAGTATGCGATCGCGCTCCCAAAGCCAGCGCCGCTTGGATCTGTCTAGCTTGGTTATATTTGCTGGAGGATAAGCCAAACTTAGCTCTCAAGGCAGCACAAAAAGCTGTAAAAATCAATCCTCAAGACCCACAAGCTAGGGTAAATCTCGCTGTGGCTATGCTAGAAACTGGTCAAAAAGGCTTGCGGCAACATATTGACATTACACAACAATTAATGTTGGTCAATCCCGATTGGCGAGATGAGATTCAAAATAGTATTGCAGATGGTTTAAGCAGAAAACCTGATTGGCAGAGCTTGGCCAAAGTTAAAGGCTGGTTGTTTAATGAATAG